Proteins co-encoded in one Xiphophorus couchianus chromosome 16, X_couchianus-1.0, whole genome shotgun sequence genomic window:
- the bri3 gene encoding membrane protein BRI3 gives MVDNKPLLQDRPPAYNAVPGAHEYGPPPQQPHGYGAIPAAAPPPYHYPDGPGYPPAQMGPAVSQQPYTSTYAIIQPSVVVVGGCPACRVGVLEDDFTCLGILCAIFFFPLGILFCFALRQRRCPNCGATFG, from the exons ATGGTGGACAACAAGCCTCTCCTTCAGGACAGACCTCCCGCCTACAACGCCGTTCCGGGGGCGCATGAGTACGGCCCGCCGCCGCAGCAGCCGCACGGCTACGGAGCCATCCCCGCTGCGGCCCCGCCGCCCTACCACTACCCGGATGGCCCAG GATACCCACCGGCTCAGATGGGCCCCGCTGTTTCCCAGCAACCCTACACATCGACCTATGCCATCATCCAGCCCTCTGTAGTGGTGGTGGGAGGCTGCCCAGCTTGCAG GGTTGGAGTCCTTGAGGACGACTTCACCTGCCTGGGGATCCTGTGTGCCATCTTCTTCTTCCCTCTGGGCATCCTCTTCTGCTTTGCTCTGCGTCAGAGGAGGTGTCCCAACTGTGGCG